One genomic segment of Triticum urartu cultivar G1812 unplaced genomic scaffold, Tu2.1 TuUngrouped_contig_5461, whole genome shotgun sequence includes these proteins:
- the LOC125529257 gene encoding uncharacterized protein LOC125529257, with translation MAAAEWWCWPLPAWLGSGAAWFVALNLVVGAIFALSSRAQPQSPSPRRGGSGSGITRRASSAVLHRIRSFNIFSFPSSCFRTAEPTPGATATATFQTEDAGTPRRSPATPRPPRPHATAEPAKEDVVEDESSMSMDEAYALALAGRQRAAPTEEEAAGSEVDAKAEEFIQGFKEDLRQQRLKSIFNYTQMLKRRVAAGRPPAAP, from the exons ATGGCGGCGGCTGAGTGGTGGtgctggccgctgccggcgtGGCTGGGCTCCGGCGCGGCGTGGTTCGTGGCCCTCAACCTCGTGGTGGGCGCTATCTTCGCCCTGTCGTCCCGTGCGCAGCCGCAgtcgccgtcgccgcgccgcgGCGGGAGCGGGAGCGGGATCACGCGCAGGGCCTCGTCAGCGGTGCTGCACCGCATCCGCTCCTTCAACATCTTCTCCTTCCCGTCCTCGTGCTTCCGCACCGCGGAACCGACCCCGggcgccaccgccaccgccaccttCC AAACAGAGGACGCGGGGACGCCGAGGAGGTCGCCAGCTACACCGCGTCCACCGCGCCCACACGCGACGGCAGAGCCGGCGAAAGAGGACGTCGTGGAAGACGAGAGCTCGATGAGCATGGACGAGGCGTACGCGCTCGCCCTGGCGGGGCGGCAGCGGGCGGCGCcgacggaggaggaggcggccgggtcCGAGGTGGACGCCAAGGCGGAGGAGTTCATCCAGGGGTTCAAGGAGGACCTCAGGCAGCAGCGCCTCAAATCCATCTTCAACTACACCCAGATGCTCAAGCGCCGCGTTGCCGCCGGCCGGCCGCCTGCCGCTCCGTGA